One segment of Verrucomicrobiia bacterium DNA contains the following:
- a CDS encoding SpoIIE family protein phosphatase, producing the protein MHTELNVINHQELGRAFAECKETSPQLEHVKVLLIEDNPGDARLIQLMLADAAGDLFESEAVDRLDAGLKRLAKGGIGIVLLDLSLPDSHGLETFTQLHAQAPGLPIIVLSGLNDTNVAVEAVHQGAQDFLVKGQVDGQLLARAMRYAIERKRLTEQLGHYADELRTKNALLEADFNMAREVQEIFLPHQYPTFPQWVSPQESALSFSHRYLPAAAVGGDFFDVFAITGSTAGVFICDVMGHGMRAALVTAIMRGLVEELMPVAADAGKFLTEINRSLHAILRRTREPFLATAFYLVADVAAGELRFASAGHPSPIRVRRRMGTVELLKVCDARHGPALGLFENAVYPTCCCALAEKDLMLLYTDGLYEVDNLRQEEYGQQRLIESVRAHLRCPTEQMLDALLDDVQRFSGAPEFEDDVCLVAVEAQRVGLQAASKA; encoded by the coding sequence ATGCATACTGAATTAAATGTAATAAACCACCAGGAACTGGGCCGCGCCTTCGCCGAGTGCAAGGAAACCTCGCCCCAGCTCGAGCACGTTAAGGTGTTGTTAATCGAGGATAATCCCGGCGACGCCAGGCTGATTCAATTGATGCTCGCCGATGCCGCCGGCGACCTGTTCGAGTCCGAGGCGGTGGACCGTCTCGATGCCGGGCTCAAACGCCTCGCAAAAGGGGGCATTGGCATCGTTCTATTAGACCTTTCCCTGCCCGACAGCCATGGACTGGAGACCTTCACCCAGTTACATGCGCAGGCGCCTGGTCTGCCGATCATCGTGCTCAGCGGATTGAACGATACCAACGTGGCGGTCGAGGCAGTTCACCAGGGCGCCCAGGATTTTTTGGTGAAGGGTCAAGTCGATGGGCAACTGCTGGCCCGCGCGATGCGCTACGCCATCGAACGCAAGCGTTTGACCGAGCAGCTCGGCCATTACGCCGATGAATTGCGAACGAAAAACGCGCTGCTTGAAGCCGACTTTAATATGGCGCGCGAGGTCCAGGAGATATTTCTTCCTCACCAATACCCCACCTTCCCGCAATGGGTTTCCCCGCAAGAAAGCGCCCTCAGCTTCTCCCATCGCTACTTGCCCGCTGCCGCTGTCGGCGGCGATTTCTTTGACGTTTTTGCCATTACTGGCTCGACGGCCGGGGTTTTCATTTGCGACGTGATGGGCCATGGGATGCGCGCAGCACTGGTGACTGCCATCATGCGGGGGTTGGTCGAGGAGTTGATGCCGGTAGCGGCGGATGCGGGGAAATTCCTGACCGAAATCAATCGCAGTTTGCACGCGATTTTGCGGCGCACCCGCGAGCCGTTTTTGGCCACGGCGTTTTACCTGGTGGCCGACGTGGCCGCCGGCGAACTGCGCTTTGCCAGCGCGGGACATCCCAGCCCGATTCGAGTGCGGCGTCGGATGGGAACGGTCGAACTGCTCAAAGTTTGCGATGCGCGGCACGGCCCGGCATTGGGCTTATTTGAAAATGCAGTTTATCCAACCTGCTGCTGCGCCTTGGCGGAGAAGGACCTGATGCTTCTCTATACGGATGGCCTTTACGAGGTCGATAACCTCCGCCAGGAAGAGTACGGGCAGCAACGCCTCATCGAATCAGTCCGCGCGCATCTGCGTTGTCCCACCGAGCAGATGCTCGACGCCCTGCTGGATGATGTCCAGCGCTTCTCCGGAGCCCCTGAGTTTGAGGATGATGTTTGCCTGGTCGCCGTCGAGGCCCAAAGGGTCGGCCTCCAGGCCGCCAGTAAAGCATAA